A DNA window from Schistocerca gregaria isolate iqSchGreg1 chromosome 2, iqSchGreg1.2, whole genome shotgun sequence contains the following coding sequences:
- the LOC126330193 gene encoding 2-(3-amino-3-carboxypropyl)histidine synthase subunit 2-like, translating into MTQFSSDGKTAIERTVEVDVLRERTPASEVNTVYEIERCADWIREIGAKTICLQFPDKLLPDSVDVSLKLQKLLAHNQVFILGDTSYGSCCVDEVTAQHVNADAIIHFGHACLSLTDRIPVLHIFEKYSLDIDQLVCEFTNNFQKHENLILLYDVAYEHCISRIRERLCFDYSNLLIPSLNIGVHVEESNVICGRCFSVPRETVISDYTVVFLGRNERTFQNLVLELSGAKVFIFDPFDASVLRAHNVSNNKFLMKRMFLIEKVKDARIIGILVGTLGISKYLTAIDRIKNIAKERGKKCYIVVVGKPNVPKLANFPEIDVFVLLACPENSFTNERFFKPLVTAYDFELACNPNRPWSNIYLTNFQDFLCDDSDINTSVDGLQYDLSNVSLTGGHLQTMEKYEEEAVNEVSGTSTVSLKGNTALSLHGALGSHFLANRSWRGLEQNLGQTKVEHASKGRSGIPMRYDNEPDS; encoded by the coding sequence ATGACACAGTTTAGTAGTGACGGAAAAACTGCAATAGAGAGGACTGTTGAGGTTGACGTCTTACGTGAAAGAACTCCTGCATCTGAAGTGAACACTGTTTACGAAATTGAAAGATGTGCGGATTGGATAAGAGAAATTGGTGCGAAGACGATCTGCCTCCAGTTTCCAGATAAATTGTTGCCAGATTCCGTTGATGTCTCTTTAAAACTCCAAAAGTTGTTGGCTCATAATCAGGTGTTCATATTGGGAGATACATCCTATGGTAGCTGTTGTGTTGATGAAGTTACTGCACAACATGTTAATGCAGACGCAATCATTCATTTCGGCCACGCATGTTTAAGCCTCACAGATCGCATCCCAGTATTGCATATTTTCGAGAAATATTCATTAGATATTGATCAGTTAGTTTGTGAATtcacaaataattttcagaaacatGAAAACTTAATACTTTTATATGACGTTGCATATGAGCATTGTATTAGCAGAATAAGAGAGAGACTGTGTTTTGACTACAGTAATTTGCTTATTCCTTCACTAAACATCGGTGTGCACGTAGAAGAATCCAATGTTATAtgtggcaggtgtttcagtgttccaAGAGAAACAGTAATTAGTGATTACACTGTTGTATTTTTGGGGAGGAATGAAAGGACGTTTCAAAATCTAGTTTTAGAACTATCTGgtgcaaaagtttttatttttgatcCATTTGATGCCAGTGTCTTGCGGGCACATAATGTCAGCAACAATAAATTTCTTATGAAACGGATGTTTCTAATCGAGAAAGTGAAAGATGCCAGGATAATTGGTATTTTAGTAGGCACCTTAGGTATTTCAAAGTACCTTACAGCTATCGACAGAATTAAGAATATTGCAAAGGAAAGAGGAAAGAAATGTTACATAGTAGTAGTAGGAAAACCTAATGTTCCAAAATTAGCAAATTTCCCAGAGATTGATGTCTTTGTGCTTTTGGCTTGCCCAGAGAATTCTttcacaaatgaaagattttttaagCCATTGGTTACAGCATATGATTTTGAGCTTGCATGTAATCCTAACAGGCCATGGAGTAACATTTATCTcacaaattttcaagattttttgtGTGATGACAGTGACATTAACACATCAGTTGATGGATTACAGTACGATCTTTCAAATGTATCTCTTACAGGAGGTCACTTACAAACTAtggaaaaatatgaagaagaagCAGTGAACGAAGTTTCTGGTACCAGTACTGTGTCACTAAAGGGTAATACTGCACTTTCTTTGCATGGTGCATTGGGAAGCCATTTCTTAGCTAATAGAAGCTGGAGGGGTCTGGAACAGAATTTAGGGCAAACTAAAGTGGAGCATGCCTCAAAAGGAAGAAGTGGTATTCCTATGCGTTATGACAATGAGCCTGACTCTTAA